A genomic window from Sulfuricurvum sp. includes:
- a CDS encoding cadherin repeat domain-containing protein has product MSQVITLISRAKSNIIEQQTITTSSKVITIDAKSGMSYELKNLTNNVSPKKIIIKKVNNDLEINIDGDLSGDFDVIIKDYYTQQNVDIIGLAEDGNMYSYVTTSNDKLMHLNELTDNNVNYESALGISDIIGGISTLAYVAGGAALLSGIIAAAGSGGGKGDSGSGNIKAIDTIAPTITSTTTATTINENSGSSQVIYTATSTDSADITTGSTTYSLKTTADSNLFSINSSTGEVSLIGNPDYEAKSTYSFTLIATDSANNSSEQTVTLAIANLDEVAPTITSGGSANVDENTSASYVLYSATSTDSADISAGVTYSLSGADASFLSINTATGEVRLNTSADYETKSSYSFNVVADDGVNTPTTQAVVVSVSNLDEVAPTITSTTTATTINENSGSSQVIYTATSTDSADITTGSTTY; this is encoded by the coding sequence ATGTCACAAGTAATTACTCTTATCAGCCGTGCAAAATCAAATATAATAGAGCAACAGACCATAACAACTAGTAGTAAAGTAATTACTATAGATGCAAAAAGTGGAATGAGCTATGAATTAAAAAATTTAACAAATAATGTATCACCTAAAAAGATAATTATTAAAAAAGTAAATAATGATTTAGAAATTAATATTGATGGCGATCTCAGTGGAGATTTCGATGTTATTATTAAAGATTATTATACTCAACAAAATGTTGATATTATAGGACTTGCAGAAGATGGAAACATGTATTCGTATGTTACTACATCAAACGATAAGTTAATGCACCTAAATGAATTGACTGATAATAATGTTAATTATGAATCTGCACTTGGTATATCTGATATTATAGGTGGTATCAGCACTTTAGCTTATGTTGCTGGAGGCGCTGCATTATTAAGTGGTATTATTGCTGCTGCAGGTTCTGGAGGAGGTAAAGGTGATAGCGGTAGCGGTAACATAAAGGCAATCGACACTATAGCCCCTACGATTACCTCCACTACCACGGCTACTACCATCAATGAGAATAGCGGTTCGTCTCAAGTGATCTACACCGCAACTTCAACCGATAGCGCAGACATTACAACAGGTTCAACCACCTACAGCCTAAAAACCACAGCAGATTCAAACCTCTTTAGTATCAATAGCAGCACAGGCGAAGTGAGCCTTATCGGTAATCCTGACTATGAGGCTAAATCTACGTATAGCTTCACACTCATAGCGACCGATAGCGCAAACAATTCAAGCGAACAAACCGTAACATTGGCAATAGCTAACCTCGATGAAGTAGCCCCTACGATTACCTCAGGGGGGAGTGCAAACGTCGATGAGAACACCTCCGCTTCGTATGTACTCTATAGCGCTACTTCTACCGACAGTGCCGATATCTCCGCAGGAGTTACGTACTCCCTTAGCGGAGCAGATGCATCATTCCTCTCTATCAACACTGCTACAGGAGAAGTAAGACTTAACACATCCGCAGACTATGAGACAAAGAGTAGCTACAGCTTTAACGTCGTAGCCGATGATGGAGTCAATACCCCAACTACCCAAGCGGTAGTAGTAAGCGTTAGTAACCTCGATGAAGTAGCCCCTACGATTACCTCCACTACCACGGCTACTACCATCAATGAGAATAGCGGTTCGTCTCAAGTGATCTACACCGCAACTTCAACCGATAGCGCAGACATTACAACAGGTTCAACCACCTACAG
- a CDS encoding OmpA family protein, translating to MLYQENIKIITKATLVLASLIMLDGCSQSVKGYYIPRPEPMIKEKPIPIIIEAIENAKPLPINVEPIIEEKQVSKQTITLNSVYLFPFGSAQLTTVGKAELLHFTNELKNRNNEIKMLTIHGYTDRLGEKAFNQRLSQKRAQHIADYLKSQGISIPMSVVGKGSSDPVSVECSGRVLINCLASDRRVEIKNI from the coding sequence ATGCTTTATCAAGAAAACATAAAAATAATCACAAAGGCAACATTAGTATTAGCATCTTTAATAATGTTAGATGGATGTTCTCAAAGTGTCAAAGGATATTACATCCCTAGACCAGAACCTATGATTAAAGAAAAACCAATCCCTATTATAATTGAAGCTATTGAAAATGCAAAACCATTACCGATTAATGTAGAACCTATTATCGAAGAAAAACAGGTCTCTAAGCAAACAATCACCTTAAATTCAGTTTATTTATTTCCATTTGGAAGTGCTCAACTTACTACAGTTGGTAAAGCCGAACTTCTGCATTTTACAAATGAACTCAAAAATAGAAATAATGAAATTAAAATGCTTACTATTCATGGTTATACGGATCGATTAGGAGAGAAAGCTTTTAATCAAAGGCTTTCTCAAAAACGTGCTCAACATATAGCTGATTATTTAAAATCGCAAGGGATTAGTATTCCAATGAGTGTAGTTGGTAAAGGATCATCAGATCCGGTAAGTGTGGAATGTAGTGGTCGTGTATTAATCAATTGCTTGGCTTCTGATCGTCGTGTTGAAATAAAAAATATATAA